A stretch of the Hoplias malabaricus isolate fHopMal1 unplaced genomic scaffold, fHopMal1.hap1 scaffold_74, whole genome shotgun sequence genome encodes the following:
- the LOC136685110 gene encoding myeloid-associated differentiation marker homolog produces MPVTFGELSTLTTPLSAARFWALLCGCITFSLAASTHEIDAGTLHLNTFRLFCMTTWCSFFILTFFIVAINFIQFHSLLPLSWKNLTATVAALGMLMTMAATFAFPWIFTENNPTPRHLTATVASFLTSLGYMAELHLIRRQDAQQQRGYMASVPGLLKVLQVFGSCVALVLLMAQSGMELWRVSVSAVIYSLCLAASLGTVLVMVGDCAGRCPVPFDRVLAGFSTLGVLLYMVVTVICITALFGQQSDSAVMALMCEAVVASVTLLAFTVDMAYSVKMLCDRH; encoded by the coding sequence ATGCCGGTCACATTCGGAGAGCTCAGCACCCTCACCACCCCGCTGTCCGCCGCCCGTTTCTGGGCCCTTCTCTGCGGCTGCATCACCTTCAGCCTGGCCGCCTCGACGCACGAAATCGACGCAGGCACGTTGCACCTGAACACGTTCCGTTTATTCTGCATGACAACCTGGTGCTCCTTCTTCATCCTGACCTTCTTCATTGTGGCCATCAACTTCATCCAGTTTCACAGCCTGCTGCCCTTGTCCTGGAAGAACCTGACCGCGACGGTGGCGGCTCTGGGAATGCTGATGACCATGGCGGCCACTTTTGCGTTCCCTTGGATCTTCACAGAAAACAATCCCACGCCCAGACATTTGACCGCCACCGTGGCCTCCTTCTTGACCTCCTTGGGCTACATGGCGGAGCTGCATCTGATCCGGAGGCAGGACGCTCAGCAGCAGCGAGGCTACATGGCCAGTGTGCCAGGCCTGCTCAAGGTCCTCCAGGTTTTTGGAAGCTGTGTTGCTTTGGTTCTTCTCATGGCCCAAAGTGGCATGGAACTGTGGAGAGTCAGCGTTTCAGCTGTGATCTATAGCCTCTGCTTGGCCGCCTCTTTGGGCACCGtgctggtgatggtgggggACTGTGCCGGACGCTGTCCGGTGCCGTTTGATCGGGTTCTGGCCGGGTTCAGCACTCTGGGTGTGCTCTTGTACATGGTGGTCACGGTCATCTGCATCACCGCACTGTTCGGACAACAGAGTGATAGTGCTGTCATGGCTCTGATGTGTGAGGCAGTGGTAGCCAGCGTCACTCTTCTGGCCTTCACCGTGGACATGGCCTACTCCGTCAAAATGCTGTGTGACAGACACTAA